The sequence below is a genomic window from Brevibacillus agri.
GACGACACGATCGTGATTCCGCTGTTGAACGGGATGGCTCACATGGAGCCGCTACGGGATCGCTTTGGACGCGAACGGGTGCTTGGCGGCCTTTGTTTCATTGAAACGACGTTAAACGCAGAAGGCGACGTCGTGCAGACAAGTCCGATTCACGATGCGGTGTTCGGCGAGTGGGAAGGCGGAAAAAGCGAGCGCGTAGAGCGGCTGGAGCAAGCTTTTTCCAAAATCAATGGAACGATGCGGGCGAGCAACAACATCCAGCGCGAGGCTTGGCACAAATATTTGTTCATCGCGACGTTCTCCGGAATTACGACGCTCATGAACTCGGCTGTCGGTCCGATTCGCGAGTCCGCCTATGGCGTGGAGCTGACCAGACAGTTGGCGGAGGAGATCGTGTCCGTCATGCAGGCACTGGAAGCGCCGATCAAGCCGGATATCGTGGAAAAGCAAATGGAAACGTTCCAAAACCAGCGCCCGCAAGCGAAATCGTCCATGCTGCGCGACATGGAAAAAGGACTCCCGGTCGAAGCCGACCACCTGCAAGGCTACCT
It includes:
- a CDS encoding ketopantoate reductase family protein; amino-acid sequence: MKVLVLGAGGIGGYFGGRLAESGVDVTFLVRERRYKQLQERGLRVLSIHGDLHLERPQMIQAGEAAGSFDVVLLSNKAYTLAESMDAIAPYVGDDTIVIPLLNGMAHMEPLRDRFGRERVLGGLCFIETTLNAEGDVVQTSPIHDAVFGEWEGGKSERVERLEQAFSKINGTMRASNNIQREAWHKYLFIATFSGITTLMNSAVGPIRESAYGVELTRQLAEEIVSVMQALEAPIKPDIVEKQMETFQNQRPQAKSSMLRDMEKGLPVEADHLQGYLLKHAEQKGLSTPLLKVVYNNLKVYEQKRAAGK